Proteins encoded in a region of the Vicia villosa cultivar HV-30 ecotype Madison, WI linkage group LG5, Vvil1.0, whole genome shotgun sequence genome:
- the LOC131604771 gene encoding uncharacterized protein LOC131604771, with product VHTGPFVPEPIYDAAPSEIHDRMDGFQDQFEELQKEMKALRGKELFGKNVHDLCLVPNVKVPAKFKLPEFEKYKGNSCPQAHLVMYIRKMSTHTDDQRLLIHYFQDSLTGAASKWYMGLDSTHIRTFNDLAEAFVKQYKYNVDMAPDRDQLRAMMQKEKESFKEYAQRWREVAAQVIPPMEEKEMTKIFLKTLGPFYYERMIASAPVDFTEMVGMGVRLEEAVREGRLVRNDNSSGGAKKYGSSFQKKKESDANVDPIPMTYTELYPALIHKKLVQPRSPPPVPEKLPWWYKADATCAFHQNAPGHDLENCWPLKNEVQRLVRSGMLSFRDIGPNVKNNPLPTHEASAVNMVYGCPGKYKIYRVEHIRGSLVEMHATLCEYSHYEHNHAACRICSVNPRGCYIVRRDLQEMIDQRLIEILRDRDEDDVNVIEPCFEIPECVEIGYYGKAAVEPLVICLPGSVPYSSDKAVPYRYNATMLEAGKEVEIKPLSSVENIADVSRVTRSGRVFTQPQTVVDVQRNPTQVPVNNNDVTKVNAGSSSEKEMDEILKLIKMSDYKIVDQLHRTPYKISIMELLANSPAHRDSLMKILDQAFVDHNVTLDQFNGVVSNITACNNLSFSDEDLPEEGRNHNLALHISVSCKEDSMSNVLIDTGSSLNVMPKSTLAKLSYGGTPMRFSNLIVKAFDGSKKSVVGEVDLPIGIGPFVFKITFQVMDIFPAYSCLLGRPWIHEAGAVTSTLHQKLKFVKDGKMVVVNGEQALLISHLSSFRTIEADEVVIGTAFQALSVNDEIKKDEASIASFKDAQLVVQNGHSGVWGQVVSLQENRNRAGL from the exons gttcataccggtccttttgtcccagagcccatttatgatgctgctccaagtgaaattcatgacagaatggatggtttccaagatcagtttgaagaattgcagaaagagatgaaagctctccgtgggaaagaactgtttggaaagaatgtgcatgatctttgccttgttcccaatgtgaaagtacctgctaagttcaagctgcctgaatttgagaagtacaaaggaaattcctgtcctcaggcacacctggtgatgtatataaggaagatgtccactcacactgatgatcaacgtctgttgattcactatttccaagacagtctgactggagctgcttctaagtggtatatgggccttgatagcacccatatccgcactttcaatgacttagctgaagcgtttgtgaagcaatacaagtataatgtggacatggctcctgatagggatcaattgcgagctatgatgcagaaagagaaggaatccttcaaggaatatgctcagagatggcgtgaggttgccgcccaagtgattcctccgatggaagaaaaagagatgactaagatttttctgaagactcttggtccgttttattatgagaggatgattgctagtgctcctgtagacttcaccgaaatggtgggtatgggtgtcagattagaagaagctgtgcgagaaggtcgtttggttcgaaatgacaattcatctggtggtgcgaagaagtacggttcttcattccagaagaagaaagagtcagatgccaat gttgatcctatccctatgacgtacactgaactgtatcctgctctaattcataagaagctggttcaaccaaggtcaccacctcctgttccagagaaactcccttggtggtacaaggctgatgccacttgtgcttttcatcagaatgctcctgggcatgatctGGAAAATTGTTggcccctgaagaatgaagttcagagattggtccgttctggaatgctctctttccgtgatattggcccaaatgtgaagaacaatccgttgccaactcatgaagcgtctgctgtgaatatggtgtatggatgccctgggaagtataagatttatcgtgtagaacacatcagaggatcattggtagagatgcatgccactctgtgtgaatacagtcattatgaacataatcatgctgcttgtaggatttgttcagtcaatcctcgagggtgttacaTTGTAAGAAGAGActtgcaagagatgatagatcaaaggctcattgagattctgagggatagagatgaagatgatgtcaatgtgattgaaccatgctttgaaatcccggaatgtgtagagattggttattatggcaaagctgctgtggaacctcttgtgatatgtttgcctggatctgtaccttatagttctgataaagctgtaccttacagatataatgccaccatgttggaagctggaaaagaagttgagattaagcctctgtcttctgttgagaatatagcagatgtcagtagagtgactagaagtggacgagtttttactcagccccaaacagttgtggatgtccagaggaatcctactcaagtgcctgtgaacaataatgatgtgacaaaagtgaatgctgggtcatcttcagaaaaggagatggatgagattttaaagcttatcaagatgagtgattataagatcgtggatcagctgcatcgcactccgtacaagatttctataatggagctgctggcgaattctcctgctcatagggattctctgatgaaaatacttgatcaagcctttgtggatcataatgtgacgctggatcagtttaatggggttgtgagtaatatcaccgcatgtaataatttgagcttcagtgatgaagatttgcctgaggaaggaagaaatcataatttggctttgcatatctctgtcagttgcaaagaggactcaatgtctaatgtgttgattgatactggatcatctctgaatgtcatgccaaaatccactcttgctaagctgtcttatggtggcacaccaatgagatttagcaacctgattgtcaaggcttttgatggatcgaagaaatcagtggttggagaggttgatttgcctattggtattggaccatttgtcttcaagattacttttcaagtgatggatattttccctgcgtacagttgcttattaggacgcccgtggatccatgaggctggggcagttacttcaactcttcaccaaaagttgaaatttgtgaaagatggaaagatggttgttgtgaatggagaacaagctttgctaattagtcatctctcttcattccgtaccatagaagctgatgaagtggtcattggaactgcattccaagccctgtctgttaatgatgaaatcaaaaaagatgaagcttccattgcctccttcaaagatgctcaactggtggttcagaatggacattcaggagtctggggacaagtggtgagtcttcaagagaacaggaatagagctggtctg